A single Triticum dicoccoides isolate Atlit2015 ecotype Zavitan chromosome 2A, WEW_v2.0, whole genome shotgun sequence DNA region contains:
- the LOC119354290 gene encoding glucose-6-phosphate/phosphate translocator 2, chloroplastic-like yields the protein MLAAAASVKFSPASAGGSTTTKLAFKPVHLPPLPNAVPRPLSLSARPLYRQEPFLAAARNGRAASTAPPAATADGSRPVETAAAPEAAKSAKIGVYFATWWALNVIFNIYNKKVLNAFPYPWLTSTLSLAAGSAIMLVSWATRIAEAPQTDLDFWKALSPVAIAHTIGHVAATVSMAKVAVSFTHIIKSAEPAFSVLVSRFFLGEHFPLPVYFSLLPIIGGCALAAVTELNFNMIGFLGAMISNLAFVFRNIFSKKGMKGKSVSGMNYYACLSMLSLVILLPFAFAMEGPKVWAAGWQNAVAEIGPNFVWWVAAQSVFYHLYNQVSYMSLDEISPLTFSVGNTMKRISVIVASIIIFRTPVQPVNALGAAIAILGTFIYSQAKQ from the exons AtgctggccgccgccgcctccgtcaagtTCTCCCCGGCGTCCGCCGGTGGCAGTACCACCACCAAGTTGGCCTTCAAGCctgtccacctccctcccctccccaacgCCGTCCCGCGTCCCCTCTCCCTCTCCGCGCGGCCTCTGTACCGCCAGGAGCCGTTCCTGGCGGCGGCCCGCAACGGCCGTGCCGCGTCAACGGCGCCCCCTGCAGCCACCGCGGATGGCTCGCGGCCGGTGGAGACGGCGGCCGCGCCGGAGGCCGCGAAGAGCGCCAAGATCGGGGTCTACTTCGCCACGTGGTGGGCGCTGAACGTGATCTTCAACATATACAACAAGAAGGTGCTGAATGCGTTCCCGTACCCGTGGCTCACGTCGACCCTGTCCCTGGCCGCCGGCTCCGCCATCATGCTCGTGTCCTGGGCCACCAGGATCGCCGAGGCGCCCCAGACGGACCTCGATTTCTGGAAGGCTCTCTCTCCG GTGGCGATTGCGCACACGATCGGGCACGTGGCGGCGACGGTGAGCATGGCGAAGGTGGCCGTGTCCTTCACGCACATCATCAAGAGCGCGGAGCCGGCGTTCAGCGTCCTCGTCTCGAGGTTCTTCCTCGGCGAGCACTTCCCGTTGCCGGTCTACTTCTCCCTCCTCCCGATCATTGGTGGATGCGCTCTCGCGGCCGTCACCGAGCTCAATTTCAACATGATTG GATTCCTGGGGGCGATGATCTCGAACCTGGCGTTCGTGTTCCGGAACATATTCTCCAAGAAGGGGATGAAGGGCAAGTCGGTGAGCGGGATGAACTACTATGCCTGCCTCTCCATGCTGTCCCTGGTGATCCTCCTCCCTTTCGCCTTCGCCATGGAGGGCCCCAAGGTGTGGGCTGCAGGCTGGCAGAATGCAGTCGCCGAGATCGGTCCCAACTTCGTCTG GTGGGTGGCGGCGCAGAGCGTGTTCTACCACCTGTACAACCAGGTGTCGTACATGTCGCTGGACGAGATCTCGCCGCTGACATTCAGCGTGGGCAACACCATGAAGCGCATCTCGGTCATCGTCGCGTCCATCATCATCTTCCGCACGCCGGTGCAGCCCGTCAACGCGCTCGGGGCGGCCATCGCCATCCTCGGAACCTTCATCTACTCCCAG GCAAAGCAGTAA